From the genome of Prunus persica cultivar Lovell chromosome G8, Prunus_persica_NCBIv2, whole genome shotgun sequence:
AGCTGATTTTACTTAACCATATTAGGCTATCTCCAGCAcctttcaaaatttaattatattaattgcTCCACTTCTGCTAATTTTGTTGTAAAGCTAAAACTCACATTTTCTTTTGCCACTCCTTCTCTGTTATTCTCTCTTCCCTTATGAACTAACCACCTCTCCTTTCCCTTCCTGATTTTCTAtcgaaataaatttaaataatggcaaagaaacaaattcacACGCCTGCTGCAAAATCCAAAAGCAGCAATGAGCAAGCAAAATAATGCAGCAAATTTCCTTCACTCACATTCCTTTAGAAACTCTAAGGAAAACGGCTGATTCAATAGCAGGCCTACACTTGTCCATATCTCCATATTCCTTGTAAATAACCTTAGCTCTAGAGAAATCTACCGAAGCTGTATATAATAAATAGGAAATACTATACTCATTTCAACATAGTGGAAACAGAGGAAATATACGTACAATAATTACAATTCTCTCTGCCTCTTATTCTTTCATCCTTTTCTCCTAGATTTTTCACACACATTCTTTCGTCATTATTTActattttccccttttttgcttttggtcaGAAGACCCAGAACAATGCTAACATTTTCCACACATTAATTCACTATAGCAACAGTTTCGTAGCACATCATTGAACGGTTGCTCTGAAAATATTCATTTACCCAAGGCCTAAATATTCTAACACCACTCTATTTCCATGGCTCTCTCTTTCCATCGCTTTCTCTCCATGGTTCTCTCTTTTCATGGCTCCCTCTATCGCTCTCCCACCACCCTATTAAGTTGATGATTGGAACAACCAATCGAGTTTGGGCTGCAAGGTCGCTCTTGTATTGTTCTAATCCTTATGAGTTTTGGTTAGCTAAATGCATCTTTCCAGAACACTAACGTACCATGATTCGGTACGTGCGATCTAGTTAGAAATTCGTAAGGAGGGGTGAGCGATTTGGGTAACTATGATCAGAAGACTCAGAACTATACTAACATTTTCCACACATTATTTCACTATAGCAAAAGTTTGATAGCACAGCATTGAAAGGTTGCTCTGAAAATGTTCTTGTACTCAAGGCCTATAGGAAGTAAATATTCTAACACATTGAAATGAACAAGTTAATCCAAGTCATATCCACTCAGAAAATATCTCGAACATAGAAAAAGGGCAAACAATTTAGGGAAAAATGAAGTCCTGGAAGCAGAGCACAAGTTAGTTTTGTAAATCTATAGCATATATACATTTTAGGATTTGTTCTGTTGTTTTCTGTTTGCAACATAGGAGAAATTATCATTTTTAATTAACACATTGATAAAAGTAGGCTTAGTCCATTTTCAGACAAAACTACTTAATAAGATTATATTCTTAGAGCACAACATAAACAATATGCagaaaccattttatttaAGCACAACAAGATACCTCCTGAGTTACCAATAAAACCTGATGTTCATTCAAAGTGTGCATTTTCATGGCATACAGACACCTTACTTGTCTGTTTTCAGTACATTATCTGACACAGCAATTggtgaaaacaataaaacctGACACAGCAATTggtgaaaacaataaaacctGACACAGCAATTGAAATAGCACAAAATTAGAGGAACACAAAATTACAGCATATCCTGCAAACTATACAAACAAGATGTAACAAGAGAAttactctctctcctcctacCTAATATAGAACTAAATATGATGCAATCAAATTTGAAACTTTGTGAATGCCACCAATGCAATGCTTGATTTGACAAGGCCAGAATTCATTCCGACTAACTTATGTGGATAATTTGACAAGGTGAGTGAAGGATGCACTTTCCTCCACACACATTTGACGATGTCCTCAATAAGCTCTCTTTCACACCTACAAGGATGGAGAGTAAAAGAACCAccaggcatatatatatataacaaggTTAGGTAAAGTATATAGCTCGTTAAGGCATGGGAAAGTTGTTCATGGATACTTACTTAAAATTCCTTGAATCCCACCCACAAAGATTGGCCACTTTTGTTAAATCAGCTTTCCACTGCTCCACGTTCtttttagtaattaacttCTCTTTATGCTTAGTGAAGGCTTCTGCAAAACTCCCAGTTTGATTTCGTACTTGAGAGGGATCCACACCATAAAAAATTGGCAAAATTGTGTCCCTGGCTTCCATGCATTCCACAACTTTTGTAAGCTCATCCAGGCACCAGGTGGAAGAAGCATAGTTTGGTGAGAGAACAATGATGGCAAGCTGCGATTCTTCAATCGCATGCAAGAGCTCTGGA
Proteins encoded in this window:
- the LOC18766401 gene encoding toll/interleukin-1 receptor-like protein — its product is MALSSTQRASEQSTPCWKHYMFLSFGGEDTRKGFISHLYHELDYWQAIKTFKDNRDLEIGTSISPELLHAIEESQLAIIVLSPNYASSTWCLDELTKVVECMEARDTILPIFYGVDPSQVRNQTGSFAEAFTKHKEKLITKKNVEQWKADLTKVANLCGWDSRNFK